From the Lathyrus oleraceus cultivar Zhongwan6 chromosome 4, CAAS_Psat_ZW6_1.0, whole genome shotgun sequence genome, one window contains:
- the LOC127136372 gene encoding uncharacterized protein LOC127136372: MLNETTSPSSSPSPQSPPYYDLSSDTEPSDPHSLTLAQIQHRALASQKPPHSNPEPEVTSPLPENPNTTTSEPPLSEPIHSDSQPSEPPHSEIPQPTTSADPTTPTLNLTREAEERERQEVEEKARQEELQRIRELEAKALADADAEAEAKAKADAEEAARLAEESAAKARNDALTQGESCNSGFVPLVLKTLEELQKEQQVVRARLDQQDSVNVNIQNMLSHLLQRMPPPSNP, translated from the exons ATGCTAAATGAAACCACTTCACCATCTTCATCACCATCTCCACAATCCCCACCTTACTATGACCTCTCATCTGACACTGAACCTTCTGACCCTCACTCCCTAACTCTGGCTCAGATCCAACAccgtgctctggcctctcaaaAGCCACCACACTCTAACCCTGAACCTGAAGTTACTTCCCCACTTCCAGAAAACCCAAACACAACCACCTCTGAACCTCCACTATCAGAACCAATCCACTCTGACTCACAACCATCTGAACCACCACACTCTGAAATACCCCAACCCACTACCTCCGCCGACCCAACAACTCCCACACTTAACCTAA ccagagaagctgaggagaGGGAAAGACAGGAAGTTGAAGAGAaagcaagacaagaagaacttcagaGAATCAGAGAACTTGAAGCCAAAGCTCttgctgatgctgatgctgaagctgaggcaaaAGCCAAAGCTGACGCTGAAGAAGCAGCGCGCCTTGCTGAAGAGTCTGCTGCCAAAGCCAGAAATGATGcactgactcagggggagtcctgCAACTCTGGATTCGTCCCTCTGGTCCTGAAGACTCTTGAAGAGCTGCAGAAAGAACAACAGGTAGTTCGAGCTAGACTGGATCAACAAGACTCTGTCAATGTaaacattcagaacatgctgtCCCATctgctccagaggatgcctccaccttcaaacccttag